A genomic segment from Fusobacterium perfoetens encodes:
- a CDS encoding Cof-type HAD-IIB family hydrolase, with protein sequence MIKSIFFDVDGTLLSFKTHAMSEKTKEALEEARKKGIKLFIATGRSPKTFEIVKKTLGFEFDGYVMLNGQYCVVEDKVIHSMTLPKESLESIIPYLEKEKISCEFVELDYMYTNFVNERVIELRKFLGSTFKPTPIEDPRRSLENETYQLCAYINEDEEKDYFENMPKCRAVRWNKLFVDVIPSDGGKGVGIKKMIDYLGISQEETMAFGDGGNDIEMLEFVKIGVAMGNAEDNVKKSADYVTESVDDEGIYKALKKFEII encoded by the coding sequence ATGATAAAAAGTATTTTTTTTGATGTTGATGGAACTCTTTTAAGTTTTAAAACGCATGCTATGTCAGAAAAAACAAAAGAGGCTTTGGAAGAGGCTAGAAAAAAAGGGATAAAACTTTTTATAGCTACTGGGAGATCTCCAAAAACTTTTGAGATTGTGAAAAAAACTTTAGGATTTGAGTTTGATGGATATGTTATGTTAAATGGTCAATATTGTGTGGTAGAAGATAAAGTAATCCACAGTATGACACTGCCAAAAGAATCTTTAGAATCAATAATACCATATTTAGAAAAAGAAAAAATATCTTGTGAGTTTGTAGAACTTGATTATATGTACACAAATTTTGTAAATGAAAGAGTTATTGAACTTCGTAAATTTTTAGGAAGTACATTTAAACCTACACCTATTGAAGACCCAAGACGTTCTTTAGAAAATGAAACTTATCAACTTTGTGCCTATATAAATGAAGATGAAGAAAAAGATTATTTTGAAAATATGCCAAAATGTAGAGCTGTTAGATGGAATAAACTTTTTGTTGATGTTATCCCAAGTGATGGTGGAAAAGGTGTAGGAATTAAAAAAATGATAGATTATTTGGGAATCTCTCAAGAGGAAACAATGGCTTTTGGTGACGGTGGAAATGATATTGAAATGCTTGAATTTGTAAAAATCGGTGTGGCAATGGGAAATGCAGAGGATAATGTAAAAAAATCTGCTGACTATGTAACAGAAAGTGTTGATGATGAGGGAATTTATAAAGCATTAAAGAAATTTGAGATAATATAA